In the Nitrospinota bacterium genome, one interval contains:
- the tgt gene encoding tRNA guanosine(34) transglycosylase Tgt, with product MPLPQSFRFTLLAQDSSCKGRLGQIVTPHGVIKTPVFMPVGTQGSVKTLDPDEVAGLGFPIILANTYHMFLRPGHAAVKELGGLHRFMNWKGSILTDSGGFQVFSMRDLVKITEEGVLFASHLDGSKHLLTPELSIGIQEALGADIIMAFDELVPPESSEDFAREADGRSARWAERCLKAKTRPDQALFGITQGGFDETLRRSSAERIVSMGFDGYAIGGLSVGESKEVMAAMIEAAEPALPKDKPRYLMGVGTPDDLVRCVARGIDMFDCVMPTRNARNGSLFTSQGKVAIKNAQYALDKGPLDPECDCHTCRNFSRAYLRHLFMSGEILALKLNTIHNLAFYRRRIDQIHKAVAEGRLGKWAERLEGEV from the coding sequence ATGCCGTTACCTCAAAGCTTCAGATTCACCCTCCTTGCCCAGGACTCTTCCTGCAAAGGGCGGCTTGGCCAGATTGTCACCCCGCACGGGGTCATAAAGACCCCGGTGTTCATGCCGGTGGGGACGCAGGGGAGCGTGAAGACGCTCGACCCGGACGAGGTGGCGGGGCTGGGTTTCCCGATTATCCTTGCCAACACTTATCACATGTTCCTGCGCCCCGGCCACGCCGCCGTCAAGGAGCTTGGTGGGCTGCATCGTTTCATGAACTGGAAAGGCTCCATACTCACGGATTCTGGCGGATTCCAGGTGTTCTCCATGCGCGACCTTGTGAAGATAACCGAGGAGGGGGTGCTGTTCGCATCGCATCTGGACGGCTCCAAACATCTGCTCACCCCGGAGCTATCCATCGGGATACAGGAAGCGCTGGGGGCGGACATCATCATGGCGTTCGACGAGCTTGTGCCGCCGGAGTCGTCCGAAGATTTCGCAAGGGAAGCGGACGGCCGGAGCGCCCGATGGGCGGAGCGCTGTTTAAAGGCGAAGACGCGGCCAGACCAGGCGTTGTTCGGCATCACGCAGGGTGGATTCGACGAAACCTTGCGCCGGTCGAGCGCGGAACGGATCGTCTCCATGGGGTTCGATGGATACGCAATCGGCGGGCTTAGCGTTGGGGAGTCCAAAGAGGTGATGGCGGCGATGATCGAAGCGGCGGAACCGGCGTTGCCCAAAGACAAACCGCGATACCTGATGGGAGTGGGGACGCCGGACGATCTTGTGCGATGCGTGGCGCGGGGGATAGACATGTTCGATTGCGTGATGCCGACGCGCAACGCCCGCAACGGCTCGCTGTTCACATCGCAGGGGAAGGTGGCGATAAAGAACGCCCAATACGCGCTGGACAAAGGGCCGCTGGATCCCGAATGCGATTGCCACACCTGCCGTAATTTCTCCCGGGCGTACCTGCGGCATCTGTTCATGAGCGGCGAGATACTTGCGTTGAAGCTGAACACGATCCACAACCTTGCGTTTTACAGACGAAGGATAGACCAGATACACAAGGCGGTCGCGGAAGGAAGATTGGGAAAGTGGGCGGAGAGGCTGGAAGGGGAGGTTTAG
- a CDS encoding helix-turn-helix transcriptional regulator yields the protein MWITGNLVKQGKLWAVAVPCLEDYTQGRTKKEAYEMAKDMLEQLAKSEGFEGLTVAVRPLTGDTFLAGSKDTKRFTAFVLRRWRKAHNLTLAQAARRLGISSQNAYARYEKGLNEPTLSQMERLVSSIAPGEPMFVAFGAPAGTAA from the coding sequence ATGTGGATAACGGGAAATCTTGTCAAACAGGGTAAACTTTGGGCCGTGGCCGTGCCATGCCTGGAGGACTATACACAGGGCCGCACAAAAAAAGAGGCCTATGAAATGGCGAAGGACATGCTTGAACAGCTTGCCAAAAGTGAAGGGTTTGAAGGATTGACGGTGGCCGTGCGCCCGTTGACGGGAGACACTTTTCTGGCAGGATCAAAGGACACAAAGCGTTTCACCGCATTCGTCCTGCGCCGATGGCGAAAAGCGCACAACCTCACCCTGGCGCAGGCCGCCAGACGGCTTGGCATATCGTCCCAAAACGCATATGCGCGTTATGAAAAAGGTTTGAACGAGCCAACGCTGTCGCAGATGGAAAGGCTGGTCAGCTCGATAGCGCCGGGCGAGCCGATGTTTGTGGCGTTTGGCGCCCCGGCCGGGACAGCGGCTTAA